The Xenopus tropicalis strain Nigerian chromosome 2, UCB_Xtro_10.0, whole genome shotgun sequence genome window below encodes:
- the LOC116408932 gene encoding vomeronasal type-2 receptor 1-like — translation MDPSFSDREQFPSFFRTVPNQLSHHQAIIELLKHFGWVWVGIVASADESNAKSSSLLREQLISHGICVEFHVIFPIDKEETKRTNVLIKNSTATVIILYCNMGYFLQLMIGEHWEEIEGKVFVTSVTLTLVLDNRYFLKDVYPLNGSLLFVTRRGNIHGMKDLMDYVHGRETSDLNNMICLLPNDEKGNVSKNSNSEPFRLTYSIYTAVYAVAHALHDMVSKARTQPGFLSTGQWLRHFHPWQMIPHLNKVQFPTQSDGDFSFSDEGEMPGEFDILNCIVSPDGEVRMVEVGSYRSHPAQFQIKDSAIGWGSPYTEVRCSHSGAEGHNHSNIPETAIRRSKV, via the exons ATGGACCCTTCCTTTTCTGACAGGGAGCAGTTTCCCTCTTTCTTCCGTACGGTTCCCAACCAGCTGTCCCACCACCAGGCCATCATAGAGCTCCTCAAGCACTTCGGCTGGGTTTGGGTTGGCATTGTGGCTTCTGCTGATGAGAGCAATGCCAAGTCCAGTAGCCTTCTGAGGGAGCAGCTCATCAGCCATGGGATTTGTGTGGAGTTTCATGTAATTTTTCCCATAGATAAAGAGGAAACCAAAAGAACAAATGTTCTCATCAAGAACTCAACTGCAACTGTGATCATTTTATACTGCAATATGGGCTACTTCCTCCAGTTAATGATTGGTGAGCACTGGGAGGAAATAGAAGGGAAAGTCTTTGTTACTTCTGTTACTCTGACACTTGTCCTGGACAACAGGTATTTTTTAAAAGATGTCTATCCGCTCAACGGCTCCCTGCTGTTTGTAACACGAAGAGGAAACATTCATGGTATGAAAGATCTCATGGATTATGTTCACGGCAGGGAAACCAGTGACTTAAATAATATGATTTGTCTTCTTCCGAATGATGAGAAAGGAAATGTTTCTAAAAACAGCAATTCTGAGCCCTTCCGTCTCACCTACAGCATTTACACAGCCGTGTATGCCGTGGCGCACGCGTTACATGATATGGTCTCCAAGGCACGGACACAACCAGGGTTCCTTTCCACTGGGCAATGGCTCAGACATTTCCACCCTTGGCAG ATGATCCCCCATCTAAATAAAGTACAATTTCCAACACAGAGCGATGGGGACTTTTCCTTCTCTGACGAAGGGGAAATGCCCGGAGAGTTCGATATCCTAAACTGCATTGTGTCCCCAGATGGGGAGGTCCGAATGGTAGAAGTTGGCAGCTACAGGTCTCATCCGGCCCAGTTCCAGATTAAAGATAGCGCCATAGGGTGGGGGAGCCCATATACAGAGGTGAGATGTTCACATTCTGGGGCTGAGGGACATAACCATTCAAACATTCCTGAAACTGCCATAAGGAGAAGTAAAGTCTAA
- the LOC100491410 gene encoding vomeronasal type-2 receptor 26 translates to MSGRVFLTAPRSVCSSSCLPGSRKAKREGQPLCCYDCVPCEEGEVSNQTDMDYCMKCPKDQWPNKRRDRCLQKLLEFLSYQDPLGAGLGGASIGLSACAITILGVFIKFRATPVVRANNTNISYTFLVSLCLSFLSCLLFIGQPKPLACMVRQAAFGLAFSIAESSILAKAVTVAVAFRATSPDSQLRRWVGPRLPIYIVIGCSVGQAVICLAWMVLSPPFPDYDIQSEKGKMILICNEGSAILLYVEISYLGILALLSFTVAFLVRNLPDCFNEAKYITFSMLVFLSVWVSFIPSYLSTKGKYMVAVEIFAILGSSTGLLACIFIPKMCLILLKRGLSSKVHVFSYPKLQN, encoded by the exons ATGTCGGGTAGGGtgttcctcacg GCTCCCCGCTCTGTGTGCAGTAGCAGCTGCCTCCCCGGCTCCAGGAAAGCCAAACGGGAAGGACAACCCCTCTGTTGCTATGATTGTGTTCCTTGTGAGGAGGGAGAAGTCTCTAATCAAACTG ATATGGACTATTGTATGAAATGCCCAAAGGACCAGTGGCCCAATAAGAGAAGGGATAGGTGCCTCCAAAAGTTGCTGGAATTTCTCTCCTACCAAGACCCACTGGGTGCAGGTTTGGGTGGGGCCTCCATTGGCCTTTCTGCTTGTGCAATAACAATACTGGGAGTTTTCATCAAATTCCGTGCAACGCCTGTTGTTAGAgccaataatacaaatataagctACACATTCctggtctctctctgtctctcgtTCCTCTCGTGCCTGCTCTTTATAGGCCAACCTAAACCTCTCGCGTGCATGGTCAGacaagctgcctttgggttggcttTCTCCATTGCTGAATCCTCTATACTCGCTAAAGCCGTCACAGTTGCCGTTGCCTTCAGAGCTACATCCCCGGACAGCCAGCTGAGAAGGTGGGTTGGACCCAGACTGCCCATCTATATAGTCATTGGCTGCTCGGTGGGACAGGCAGTCATTTGCTTAGCATGGATGGTCCTCTCTCCACCATTCCCAGACTACGACATCCAATCAGAGAAAGGAAAGATGATCCTTATCTGCAATGAGGGATCAGCTATTCTGCTTTATGTGGAGATTTCCTACCTTGGGATTTTGGCTCTGTTGAGCTTCACTGTTGCGTTTCTTGTGAGGAACTTACCCGACTGCTTCAATGAGGCCAaatacatcactttcagcatgttgGTGTTCCTCAGCGTCTGGGTCTCTTTCATCCCCTCCTACCTGAGCACCAAAGGAAAATACATGGTGGccgtggagatatttgccatcctgGGTTCCAGCACAGGGTTACTGGCTTGTATATTTATACCCAAAATGTGTCTTATTCTACTGAAGAGAGGCCTCAGCTCTAAAGTACATGTCTTTAGTTACCCAAAGTTACAAAATTAG